A DNA window from Pungitius pungitius chromosome 1, fPunPun2.1, whole genome shotgun sequence contains the following coding sequences:
- the csrp1a gene encoding cysteine and glycine-rich protein 1a isoform X1, whose amino-acid sequence MQFEFAKWSQSVHSNSNTSWNTDVQENQTQMPLGGGNKCGRCQKTVYFAEEVLCDRQSFHKSCFLCMVCRKNLDSTTVAVHMDEVYCKACYSKKHGPKGYGYGQGAGTLSMDKGESLGITHEEPAPRRPTSSNPNPPGTAQRFGGSDKCPRCGKAVYAAEKVIGAGSAWHKIGCFTCATCNKSLESTTLADKDGEIYCKGCYGKQFGPKGFGYGLGAGALVNTQ is encoded by the exons ATGCAATTCGAGTTTGCAAAGTGGTCTCAAAGCGTGCACTCAAACAGTAACACATCGTGGAACACCGATGTacaagaaaaccaaacaca GATGCCATTaggaggaggaaacaagtgCGGCCGCTGTCAAAAGACGGTCTACTTTGCAGAAGAGGTGCTGTGTGATCGTCAGAGCTTCCACAAGTCCTGCTTCCTGTGCA TGGTGTGCAGGAAGAACTTGGACAGCACCACTGTCGCCGTTCACATGGATGAAGTCTACTGCAAGGCGTGCTACAGCAAGAAGCACGGGCCCAAAGGTTACGGTTACGGCCAGGGAGCAGGGACGCTCAGCATGGACAAGGGGGAGTCTCTGGGCATCACACATGAAGA ACCGGCTCCCCGTCGTCCGACCAGCAGCAACCCGAACCCACCCGGGACGGCGCAGAGGTTTGGAGGCTCAGACAAGTGCCCTCGATGCGGCAAGGCTGTCTACGCCGCGGAGAAAGTGATTGGAGCTGGGAGT GCATGGCACAAGATTGGATGTTTCACTTGTGCCACGTGTAATAAGAGCCTCGAGTCAACCACACTGGCTGATAAGGATGGAGAAATCTACTGCAAAG GCTGTTATGGCAAACAATTTGGTCCCAAGGGATTTGGGTATGGACTGGGAGCTGGGGCGCTGGTAAATACCCAGTAG
- the tnni1a gene encoding troponin I, slow skeletal muscle yields the protein MLSIQRKSKISASRKLMLKSLMVAKAKEELEQEAVVKEEEKHNYLSERAPALNTSSLSLAQLQDLCRELHSKIDVVDEERYDIEAKVMLNTREIKDLNIKVLDLRGKFKRPSLRRVRVSADAILRSLLGSKHKVSMDLRANLKSVKKEDTEKKRPVEDSDWRKNVEAMSGMEGRKKMFDAAKGPTQ from the exons ATGCTCTCCATCCAGAGGAAGTCAAAGATCTCAGCTTCAAGGAAGCTGATGCTGAAG AGTCTGATGGTAGCGAAAGCCAAGGAAGAATTGGAGCAGGAGGCTGTGgttaaagaggaggagaaacacaacTACCTGTCAGAGAGAGCGCCTGCACTAAACACCAGCAGCCTGAGCCTTGCACAGCTACAG gACCTCTGCAGAGAGCTCCACTCCAAGATAGATGTGGTCGACGAGGAGCGCTACGACATTGAAGCCAAAGTCATGCTCAACACACGTGAG ATTAAAGACCTGAACATTAAAGTGTTGGACCTCAGGGGGAAATTCAAGAGACCCAGCCTGCGCCGCGTCCGCGTGTCTGCCGACGCCATCCTTCGCTCGCTGCTGGGCTCCAAGCACAAAGTCTCGATGGACCTCAGGGCCAACCTCAAGTCTGTCAAGAAAGAGGACActgagaag AAGCGGCCGGTGGAAGACAGCGACTGGAGGAAGAACGTGGAGGCCATGTcagggatggagggaaggaagaAGATGTTCGATGCTGCCAAGGGTCCCACCCAGTGA
- the phlda3 gene encoding pleckstrin homology-like domain family A member 3, whose amino-acid sequence MSLPAKVMRDGQLEKRSSGLLQLWKKKRCALTEDGLRLRDCKGGADAASSAWSSKAKELRFERMATVDCVEYKRGLVYFTVVMATGKEIDFRCPQEGTAWNAEIALALVRYKNLQAVQTGRNRRLSGTHLGSTGEDEEL is encoded by the coding sequence ATGTCCCTCCCGGCCAAAGTGATGAGAGACGGGCAGCTGGAGAAGCGCAGCAGCGGGCTCCTCCAGCTGTGGAAGAAGAAGCGCTGCGCGCTCACCGAAGACGGACTCCGCCTGCGCGACTGCAAAGGCGGCGCAGACGCCGCGAGCTCGGCGTGGAGCTCCAAAGCCAAGGAGCTCCGTTTCGAGCGCATGGCCACTGTGGACTGCGTGGAGTACAAACGCGGGCTGGTGTATTTCACCGTGGTCATGGCTACGGGGAAGGAGATTGACTTTCGGTGTCCGCAGGAGGGCACGGCGTGGAACGCGGAGATCGCCTTGGCGCTGGTGCGCTACAAGAACCTGCAGGCCGTGCAGACGGGACGGAACAGGCGCCTGTCCGGGACACACCTGGGCAGCACcggagaggatgaggagctcTGA
- the csrp1a gene encoding cysteine and glycine-rich protein 1a isoform X2 — MQFEFAKWSQSVHSNSNTSWNTDVQENQTQMPLGGGNKCGRCQKTVYFAEEVLCDRQSFHKSCFLCMVCRKNLDSTTVAVHMDEVYCKACYSKKHGPKGYGYGQGAGTLSMDKGESLGITHEEPAPRRPTSSNPNPPGTAQRFGGSDKCPRCGKAVYAAEKAWHKIGCFTCATCNKSLESTTLADKDGEIYCKGCYGKQFGPKGFGYGLGAGALVNTQ, encoded by the exons ATGCAATTCGAGTTTGCAAAGTGGTCTCAAAGCGTGCACTCAAACAGTAACACATCGTGGAACACCGATGTacaagaaaaccaaacaca GATGCCATTaggaggaggaaacaagtgCGGCCGCTGTCAAAAGACGGTCTACTTTGCAGAAGAGGTGCTGTGTGATCGTCAGAGCTTCCACAAGTCCTGCTTCCTGTGCA TGGTGTGCAGGAAGAACTTGGACAGCACCACTGTCGCCGTTCACATGGATGAAGTCTACTGCAAGGCGTGCTACAGCAAGAAGCACGGGCCCAAAGGTTACGGTTACGGCCAGGGAGCAGGGACGCTCAGCATGGACAAGGGGGAGTCTCTGGGCATCACACATGAAGA ACCGGCTCCCCGTCGTCCGACCAGCAGCAACCCGAACCCACCCGGGACGGCGCAGAGGTTTGGAGGCTCAGACAAGTGCCCTCGATGCGGCAAGGCTGTCTACGCCGCGGAGAAA GCATGGCACAAGATTGGATGTTTCACTTGTGCCACGTGTAATAAGAGCCTCGAGTCAACCACACTGGCTGATAAGGATGGAGAAATCTACTGCAAAG GCTGTTATGGCAAACAATTTGGTCCCAAGGGATTTGGGTATGGACTGGGAGCTGGGGCGCTGGTAAATACCCAGTAG
- the csrp1a gene encoding cysteine and glycine-rich protein 1a isoform X3: MPLGGGNKCGRCQKTVYFAEEVLCDRQSFHKSCFLCMVCRKNLDSTTVAVHMDEVYCKACYSKKHGPKGYGYGQGAGTLSMDKGESLGITHEEPAPRRPTSSNPNPPGTAQRFGGSDKCPRCGKAVYAAEKVIGAGSAWHKIGCFTCATCNKSLESTTLADKDGEIYCKGCYGKQFGPKGFGYGLGAGALVNTQ, encoded by the exons ATGCCATTaggaggaggaaacaagtgCGGCCGCTGTCAAAAGACGGTCTACTTTGCAGAAGAGGTGCTGTGTGATCGTCAGAGCTTCCACAAGTCCTGCTTCCTGTGCA TGGTGTGCAGGAAGAACTTGGACAGCACCACTGTCGCCGTTCACATGGATGAAGTCTACTGCAAGGCGTGCTACAGCAAGAAGCACGGGCCCAAAGGTTACGGTTACGGCCAGGGAGCAGGGACGCTCAGCATGGACAAGGGGGAGTCTCTGGGCATCACACATGAAGA ACCGGCTCCCCGTCGTCCGACCAGCAGCAACCCGAACCCACCCGGGACGGCGCAGAGGTTTGGAGGCTCAGACAAGTGCCCTCGATGCGGCAAGGCTGTCTACGCCGCGGAGAAAGTGATTGGAGCTGGGAGT GCATGGCACAAGATTGGATGTTTCACTTGTGCCACGTGTAATAAGAGCCTCGAGTCAACCACACTGGCTGATAAGGATGGAGAAATCTACTGCAAAG GCTGTTATGGCAAACAATTTGGTCCCAAGGGATTTGGGTATGGACTGGGAGCTGGGGCGCTGGTAAATACCCAGTAG